The Toxorhynchites rutilus septentrionalis strain SRP chromosome 3, ASM2978413v1, whole genome shotgun sequence genome includes a region encoding these proteins:
- the LOC129777327 gene encoding histone H4, translating to MTGRGKGGKGLGKGGAKRHRKVLRDNIQGITKPAIRRLARRGGVKRISGLIYEETRGVLKVFLENVIRDAVTYTEHAKRKTVTAMDVVYALKRQGRTLYGFGG from the coding sequence ATGACTGGACGCGGCAAGGGAGGCAAAGGACTCGGTAAAGGAGGAGCAAAGCGTCATCGCAAGGTACTGCGTGACAACATCCAGGGTATCACgaaacccgctatccgtcgtctAGCCCGCCGTGGGGGCGTCAAACGTATCTCTGGTCTGATTTACGAAGAAACCCGAGGAGTGCTGAAGGTATTCCTGGAGAATGTTATTCGTGACGCTGTCACCTACACCGAACATGCCAAGCGTAAAACAGTGACTGCTATGGATGTCGTATACGCGCTGAAACGTCAGGGACGTACCCTATACGGGTTTGGAGGTTAA